Proteins encoded by one window of Canis aureus isolate CA01 chromosome 13, VMU_Caureus_v.1.0, whole genome shotgun sequence:
- the TMEM275 gene encoding LOW QUALITY PROTEIN: transmembrane protein 275 (The sequence of the model RefSeq protein was modified relative to this genomic sequence to represent the inferred CDS: inserted 2 bases in 1 codon) yields MKEKVKLQDEVNCKGVTERGWQERPPRTAGPEWGSHGRLPTQAAGRSRGPLPPCGPGGRAAGRSRSPPGPCGPRTGGARGPRRGLPSPALFCACGLCVLLAGLNGTLAGALASSPPRGSAPLVVGPALLALALGCFAACCACSRRGPAPPARSAAAPGGGGGAGGRPLALESSERTAQDXTAVQLSPAASAASSPSSPGPAPRTAPRPQRRLQLKPGRQRVAP; encoded by the exons AGAGGATGGCAAGAGCGGCCTCCGCGGACTGCAGGGCCTGAGTGGGGGAGCCACGGCCGTCTTCCCACCCAGGCCGCGGGCAGAAGCCGGGGTCCCCTCCCGCCATgtgggccgggcgggcgggcggcgggccgcAGCCGGAGCCCCCCAGGCCCATGCGGCCCGCGGACGGGAGGcgcgcgggggccgcggcgggggctgCCGTCGCCCGCGCTCTTCTGCGCCTGCGGCCTGTGCGTGCTGCTGGCCGGCCTGAACGGGACGCTCGCGGGCGCCCTGGCCTCCTCCCCGCCGCGGGGCAGCGCGCCGCTCGTCGTGGGGCCCGCGCTGCTGGCGCTGGCGCTCGGCTGCTTCGCCGCCTGCTGCGCGTGTAGCCGccggggccccgcgccccccgcgcgctcggcggcggccccgggcgggggcgggggggcgggggggcggccgcTGGCGCTGGAGAGCAGCGAGCGCACCGCGCAGGA CACGGCCGTGCAGCTCAGCCCCGCCGCCTCGGCCGCGTCCTCGCCCTCCagccccgggcccgcgccccgcACGGCCCCGCGCCCGCAGCGCCGGCTCCAGCTCAAGCCCGGCCGGCAGCGCGTCGCCCCCTAG